Proteins encoded together in one Thermococcus barophilus MP window:
- a CDS encoding HAD family hydrolase produces the protein MKLVSFDVWNTLLDINVMLEELTKALAELTKKDYKEVFEKVMEARGEIKELRKSKRGNPEKALEESQEILAKKLGCDIEIIKRVAAKATLRVDERIVIEGAIEGLKAAKEKDLIIITTGNVMFWPSAYTRLILERFGLADFIDRQFYSDELKAYKPMKEVFLKPLEYFGVKPEEALHIGDTYAEDFEGALNAGLWAVWINPDAEKVERIAERGFVVRNAGELEEVLKLIR, from the coding sequence ATGAAGCTTGTGAGCTTTGATGTCTGGAACACCCTCCTGGATATCAACGTTATGCTGGAGGAACTGACAAAAGCCTTGGCTGAGCTGACAAAGAAAGATTATAAAGAGGTTTTTGAAAAAGTCATGGAAGCAAGAGGAGAAATCAAGGAGCTGAGGAAGAGCAAAAGAGGCAACCCAGAGAAAGCTCTCGAAGAGAGTCAAGAAATCCTCGCAAAAAAGCTTGGCTGTGATATTGAGATCATCAAGAGGGTTGCTGCTAAAGCAACGCTCAGAGTTGATGAGAGGATTGTCATTGAAGGAGCAATTGAAGGCTTGAAAGCGGCAAAAGAGAAGGATTTAATCATAATCACAACAGGCAACGTAATGTTCTGGCCTTCTGCCTATACGCGCTTAATTCTTGAGAGGTTTGGGTTGGCGGATTTCATTGATAGGCAGTTTTATTCCGATGAACTCAAAGCCTACAAGCCTATGAAAGAAGTCTTCTTGAAGCCGTTGGAGTATTTTGGAGTTAAGCCGGAGGAGGCACTCCACATAGGCGACACCTATGCAGAGGATTTTGAAGGAGCTTTAAATGCTGGACTGTGGGCAGTCTGGATTAATCCAGATGCTGAGAAGGTTGAGAGGATAGCAGAGAGGGGCTTTGTGGTAAGGAATGCCGGGGAGTTAGAGGAGGTTTTGAAGTTAATCCGATGA
- a CDS encoding MTH1187 family thiamine-binding protein, with product MVIIEFVIVPLGELSLSKYVAEVIKLLEKKGVKYQLTPMGTIIEVPTVSEGLKVIEEAHELMFKLGAKRVSTTIRIDDRRDKKVKMEDKVESVLEKAREG from the coding sequence ATGGTCATCATTGAGTTTGTCATAGTGCCCCTTGGAGAGCTCAGCCTGAGCAAGTACGTTGCCGAGGTAATAAAGCTTTTAGAGAAGAAGGGTGTAAAGTATCAGCTGACACCTATGGGTACCATAATTGAAGTCCCTACAGTTTCAGAGGGTCTTAAAGTAATTGAAGAGGCCCATGAGCTCATGTTCAAGCTTGGAGCAAAAAGGGTTTCAACGACGATTCGAATTGATGACAGAAGAGATAAAAAGGTTAAGATGGAAGATAAAGTTGAGTCAGTGTTGGAGAAAGCCCGGGAGGGTTAA
- a CDS encoding coiled-coil domain-containing protein, with protein MKLEKALKEYEKRKKEAEDKQKRLKEQYTSKLLKKKKEILKNLEKLEKKEISKKIDDRIKKIVERERRSYVDTLRRTLERIENIEELGRFLPELSKLHISHGKYLLLVFEKEIYAINKLLKAVSEEYSEYIRKVSEISIEPIELDSILSDIEYARRQLENEEGDLRLLKNELGEKEREFKSKIAELEKELEKIESEIRTLNSLIAKDEIEIRSKISKLQKPIKRMRTGEKTANEILKDSSYGIEHPEEFLSFLIKIRSRLEGKYKQTADWILENLESKSKEIQERKRKLRELENKRAEILREKRKFESEIEAIKKQILEQERRIKRLKDKLLELEKELDESLSKLEKLLNTSIDRP; from the coding sequence TTGAAATTGGAAAAAGCCCTGAAGGAGTATGAAAAAAGAAAAAAAGAAGCTGAAGATAAGCAGAAAAGGCTTAAAGAACAATACACCTCTAAACTTTTAAAAAAGAAAAAAGAAATCCTAAAAAATCTTGAAAAGCTTGAAAAAAAGGAGATTTCAAAGAAAATTGATGACAGGATCAAGAAGATTGTGGAAAGGGAAAGAAGGAGTTATGTTGATACTCTAAGAAGGACACTTGAGAGAATTGAAAACATTGAGGAGCTGGGCAGATTTCTCCCAGAGCTCTCTAAGCTCCATATTTCCCATGGGAAGTATCTCCTTTTGGTATTTGAAAAGGAGATATACGCAATAAACAAGCTTTTGAAAGCCGTTTCTGAGGAGTACTCCGAATACATTAGAAAGGTATCCGAGATCAGCATTGAACCAATTGAACTTGATTCTATTTTAAGTGACATTGAATATGCCAGGAGGCAGCTTGAAAACGAAGAAGGGGATTTAAGACTTTTAAAAAATGAACTTGGGGAAAAGGAAAGGGAGTTTAAATCAAAAATTGCCGAACTGGAGAAAGAACTGGAAAAAATTGAATCTGAAATTAGAACTCTGAACTCTTTGATTGCAAAAGACGAAATTGAAATTCGATCCAAAATATCAAAGCTTCAAAAACCCATAAAGAGAATGCGTACTGGAGAGAAAACAGCTAATGAAATTTTAAAAGACAGCTCATATGGAATCGAGCATCCGGAAGAGTTCTTGAGCTTTTTAATTAAAATAAGGAGCAGATTGGAGGGAAAATACAAGCAGACCGCAGACTGGATCTTGGAGAACTTAGAATCCAAATCGAAAGAAATCCAAGAGAGAAAGCGGAAGCTGAGGGAGTTAGAAAATAAAAGAGCCGAAATTCTTCGTGAGAAAAGAAAATTTGAAAGCGAAATTGAGGCTATCAAGAAACAAATTCTGGAACAAGAAAGAAGGATAAAGCGCTTGAAGGATAAGCTACTTGAACTTGAAAAAGAATTAGACGAGTCACTCTCAAAGCTTGAGAAACTCCTAAACACAAGCATAGACAGACCATAG
- a CDS encoding DNA polymerase domain-containing protein yields the protein MILDTDYITKDGKPIIRIFKKENGEFKIELDRNFQPYIYALLESDDAIEEVKKITAKRGNKTVRVLKAEKVQKKFLGRPIEVWKLIFEHPQDVPAIREKIREHPKVIDIFEYDIPFAKRYLIDKGLIPMEGDEELKLLAFDIETFYHEGEQFGEGEIIMISYADENEAKVITWKKIDLPYVEVVSSEREMIKRFVQIIREKDPDVLITYNGDNFDLPYLIKRAQKLGLRLFISRDKENPEPKIQRMGDRFAVEIKGRIHFDLFPVVRRTINLPTYTLEAVYEAVLGKKKTKLEAAEITAIWESEEGMKELAKYSMEDAKATYELGREFFPMEAELARLIGQSVWDVSRSSTGNLVEWFLLRIAYQRNELAPNKPSDEEYQRRLRTTYLGGYVKEPERGLWENIVYLDFRCHPADTKVVVKGKGIVNISEVREGDYVLGINGWHKVLKVWEYDYDGELVNVNGLKCTPNHKLPVVTQKKRQTVIRDSYAKSMLTNKVKGRIIATHLFESIGEIEKRKSEFSEEFILKSELAGIILAEGHLLRKDIRYFDSSRRRHRVSHQYRVAITVNEDEKELIDRINYIFEKLFGCKPSIKRKKNSKALTLQCAKKSVYLEIENIMREIENLDAASVLRGFFEGDGTINTVRRTVVANQGTRNKKKIELVSKLLNKLGIRHSTYTYTDEKNGKRYTRYIIEIPWRGELVKFAILVGFISTRKKELLKQIIEQKEMYQIENSGFYRLNEIHATKEYYKGKVYDLTLDGAPYYFANGILTHNSLYPSIIITHNVSPDTLEREGCKNYDVAPIVGYKFCKDFKGFISSILEELIETRTKIKKEMKATIDPIKRKMLDYRQKAVKLLANSHYGYMGYPKARWYSKECAESVTAWGRTYIEMTIKEIEEKFGFKVLYADTDGLYATIPDADAETIKKKAKEFLKYINSKLPGLLELEYEGFYLRGFFVTKKRYAVIDEEGKITTRGLEVVRRDWSEIAKETQAKVLEAILKDGSVEKAVEIVKKVVEDLAKYKVPLEKLVIHEQITKSLDEYKATGPHVAVARRLKAKGIKVRPGMIISYIILKGDKKISDRAILLSEYDPKKHKYDPDYYIEHQVLPAVLRILEAFGYRKEDLRYQKTKQLGLGAWLNVKK from the coding sequence ATGATTCTCGATACTGACTACATCACGAAAGATGGAAAGCCCATAATCAGGATTTTCAAGAAAGAAAATGGCGAGTTTAAGATAGAGCTTGACAGAAACTTCCAGCCTTACATTTACGCTCTTCTTGAAAGTGATGATGCTATTGAAGAGGTTAAAAAAATAACGGCAAAAAGAGGAAACAAAACTGTCAGAGTTTTGAAAGCTGAAAAAGTTCAGAAAAAGTTTTTGGGAAGACCAATAGAGGTGTGGAAGCTCATTTTTGAACATCCACAAGACGTTCCAGCGATTAGAGAAAAAATAAGGGAGCATCCAAAAGTAATTGACATTTTTGAATATGACATACCTTTCGCAAAGCGTTATCTCATTGATAAGGGTTTAATCCCGATGGAAGGAGATGAAGAGCTCAAACTCCTTGCCTTTGACATAGAGACCTTCTACCACGAGGGGGAGCAGTTCGGAGAAGGCGAGATAATAATGATTAGCTATGCTGATGAAAATGAGGCAAAAGTTATAACTTGGAAGAAAATTGATCTGCCGTATGTTGAGGTTGTTTCCAGCGAGAGGGAGATGATAAAGCGCTTTGTTCAAATCATCAGGGAGAAAGATCCAGATGTCCTCATAACCTACAACGGAGACAACTTCGATCTGCCGTATTTAATCAAGAGAGCTCAGAAATTAGGACTGAGGTTGTTCATTTCAAGAGATAAGGAAAATCCGGAGCCGAAGATACAAAGAATGGGTGACAGATTTGCCGTTGAAATCAAGGGAAGGATCCATTTTGACCTCTTCCCTGTTGTGAGGAGGACAATAAATCTGCCCACCTATACTCTTGAGGCTGTATACGAAGCGGTCTTAGGCAAGAAGAAAACCAAACTTGAGGCTGCGGAGATAACTGCAATATGGGAAAGTGAAGAAGGAATGAAGGAACTTGCAAAATACTCAATGGAAGATGCTAAAGCGACCTATGAATTGGGCAGAGAGTTCTTCCCTATGGAAGCGGAGTTAGCAAGGCTTATCGGGCAAAGTGTCTGGGATGTCTCCCGTTCGAGCACAGGGAACTTGGTTGAGTGGTTTTTACTGAGGATTGCATACCAGAGAAACGAACTTGCTCCGAACAAACCAAGCGACGAGGAGTATCAGAGGAGGCTGAGAACGACATATCTTGGAGGCTATGTTAAAGAGCCGGAAAGAGGATTATGGGAGAACATTGTTTATTTAGATTTTAGGTGTCATCCAGCCGATACAAAGGTTGTTGTTAAGGGGAAGGGCATCGTCAATATAAGCGAAGTCAGGGAAGGAGACTATGTCTTGGGAATAAATGGCTGGCATAAAGTGCTGAAAGTATGGGAGTATGACTATGATGGTGAGCTTGTGAATGTAAATGGGCTTAAATGCACTCCAAACCATAAGCTACCTGTGGTTACACAGAAAAAGCGACAAACTGTAATACGGGACAGCTATGCAAAATCTATGTTAACCAATAAAGTTAAAGGAAGAATTATTGCCACACACCTCTTTGAATCAATAGGGGAAATTGAAAAAAGAAAATCAGAGTTTTCTGAGGAATTCATCCTAAAAAGTGAGCTTGCCGGCATAATTTTAGCAGAGGGACACTTGCTAAGAAAGGATATCAGATACTTTGACTCTTCACGGAGGAGACACCGAGTATCGCATCAGTATAGGGTCGCGATAACTGTCAATGAAGATGAAAAGGAGCTCATAGACCGTATAAACTATATCTTTGAAAAGCTCTTTGGCTGTAAACCGTCAATAAAAAGAAAAAAGAACAGCAAAGCCCTAACATTACAGTGCGCTAAGAAATCAGTTTACTTAGAAATCGAGAATATCATGAGGGAAATTGAAAACCTTGATGCCGCTTCGGTGCTTAGAGGCTTCTTTGAAGGAGACGGCACCATAAACACGGTTAGGAGAACAGTTGTAGCAAACCAAGGAACAAGGAACAAAAAGAAAATTGAGCTCGTATCTAAGCTGTTGAACAAACTTGGCATTAGGCACTCCACATATACCTACACAGACGAAAAGAATGGGAAGAGATACACACGTTACATAATTGAAATCCCATGGCGGGGAGAGCTTGTTAAATTCGCAATTTTGGTAGGATTTATAAGCACAAGAAAAAAAGAGCTTTTAAAACAGATTATCGAGCAGAAAGAAATGTATCAAATAGAAAACAGCGGCTTTTACAGGTTAAATGAAATTCATGCAACAAAAGAATACTACAAGGGCAAAGTTTATGATTTGACCCTTGATGGTGCTCCCTACTATTTCGCAAATGGAATTCTAACCCACAACTCTCTGTATCCTTCAATAATCATCACACATAACGTTTCGCCCGATACCCTCGAAAGAGAAGGTTGTAAAAACTATGATGTTGCCCCGATTGTTGGCTATAAGTTCTGCAAAGATTTCAAAGGATTTATATCATCCATACTTGAAGAGCTCATTGAAACAAGGACAAAGATAAAGAAGGAGATGAAAGCCACAATCGATCCCATAAAGAGGAAGATGCTTGATTACAGGCAAAAAGCTGTGAAGCTTTTGGCAAATTCTCATTACGGTTATATGGGGTATCCAAAGGCGAGATGGTATTCAAAGGAATGTGCCGAGAGTGTAACGGCATGGGGAAGAACATACATAGAGATGACGATTAAAGAAATAGAGGAAAAATTCGGGTTTAAAGTTCTATATGCCGACACAGATGGACTCTATGCGACAATACCCGATGCTGACGCTGAGACTATCAAGAAGAAGGCTAAAGAGTTCTTAAAATACATCAACTCTAAACTCCCCGGGTTGCTGGAGCTTGAGTATGAAGGCTTTTACTTAAGAGGGTTCTTCGTTACAAAAAAGAGGTATGCAGTGATAGATGAAGAAGGAAAGATAACCACAAGGGGACTCGAGGTTGTGAGGAGGGACTGGAGCGAGATAGCAAAGGAAACCCAGGCAAAGGTCTTAGAGGCAATTCTGAAGGATGGTAGCGTTGAGAAGGCCGTTGAAATAGTCAAGAAAGTGGTTGAAGACTTGGCAAAGTATAAAGTTCCACTTGAAAAGCTCGTGATACACGAGCAGATAACAAAAAGCTTGGACGAGTATAAAGCCACCGGGCCGCATGTTGCGGTTGCAAGGAGGCTCAAAGCTAAGGGGATTAAAGTGAGACCGGGGATGATAATCAGCTATATAATCCTCAAGGGGGACAAAAAGATAAGTGACAGGGCGATTCTATTGAGCGAATATGATCCAAAGAAGCACAAGTACGATCCGGATTATTACATTGAGCACCAAGTTCTGCCAGCAGTTTTAAGGATTTTGGAGGCTTTCGGATACAGGAAGGAAGATTTAAGATATCAGAAGACTAAGCAACTTGGATTGGGAGCCTGGCTGAATGTCAAGAAATGA
- a CDS encoding RsmB/NOP family class I SAM-dependent RNA methyltransferase, whose amino-acid sequence MELFYRITLHELIADILTLIDERELSSKNALERVFKRVSGKDREKARGLAHAYVFEIEKWRKKIDFIVNSVLKGSKIEDLELYLANLIRIGVFEMKFKGVNPAIATDSVVRVVKEKYDLAKAKFVNALLREVENFNLEKALKKLKEKDRIEYLSVKFSHPRWYVEYAIELLGYDDAIRLLLSNNRAQRYYVRVNPIKTDIDSLADYLEEHNVRVARTPVDDVLKILEYKTPITRLEWYKQGYFVIQDLASAYVAHVLGPEKGERILDLAAAPGSKTFHVAHLMENTGEIIAVDYSLERLNKMREKMKILGVRNVKLVHADGMKFKEKEEFDRIILDAPCSSSGTYRQFPEVKWRFDERKIKKVIQVQKAMLRNAYRNLRIGGEMTYSTCSIRIDENEENIKYAMNKIGFELVDYPFSWGERGFLEIGDKVFRAWTHLHDCNSFFIAKLRKE is encoded by the coding sequence ATGGAGCTGTTTTATCGCATAACTCTTCACGAGCTCATAGCTGACATACTGACATTAATTGATGAGCGTGAGCTCTCTTCAAAAAATGCTCTTGAGAGGGTTTTTAAGCGAGTCAGCGGAAAAGATAGGGAAAAAGCTCGTGGGTTAGCTCATGCTTATGTATTTGAAATTGAAAAATGGAGAAAGAAAATTGACTTCATAGTGAACTCTGTTCTCAAGGGTTCAAAAATTGAAGATTTAGAGCTTTATTTGGCTAATTTAATTAGAATTGGTGTTTTTGAAATGAAGTTTAAAGGAGTAAACCCAGCAATTGCCACTGATTCCGTTGTTAGAGTTGTTAAGGAGAAATATGATCTGGCAAAAGCTAAGTTTGTGAATGCTTTGCTTAGAGAAGTGGAGAACTTTAACCTCGAAAAAGCTTTGAAAAAGCTAAAAGAGAAGGACAGAATTGAGTATTTGAGTGTTAAGTTCTCTCATCCAAGATGGTACGTTGAATATGCAATCGAGCTGCTCGGTTATGATGATGCTATTAGGCTTCTGCTAAGCAACAACAGGGCTCAGCGCTACTATGTAAGGGTGAATCCCATTAAAACAGATATTGACAGCTTAGCTGATTATTTGGAGGAGCATAACGTCAGGGTTGCCAGAACTCCGGTTGATGATGTTCTCAAGATTTTAGAATACAAGACTCCAATTACAAGGCTTGAATGGTACAAGCAGGGCTACTTTGTCATTCAAGACTTAGCTTCAGCTTATGTTGCTCATGTTTTAGGCCCAGAAAAAGGAGAGAGGATTTTAGATCTGGCGGCTGCTCCTGGAAGTAAAACATTCCACGTTGCTCATCTAATGGAAAATACTGGTGAGATAATAGCTGTTGATTACTCTTTGGAGAGACTCAACAAGATGCGTGAGAAGATGAAGATTCTGGGAGTCAGGAATGTTAAGCTTGTTCATGCCGACGGAATGAAGTTCAAGGAAAAAGAGGAGTTCGATAGGATTATCCTTGATGCTCCGTGCTCAAGTTCGGGTACTTACAGGCAGTTCCCGGAGGTGAAGTGGCGTTTTGATGAGAGGAAAATCAAGAAGGTTATCCAAGTGCAGAAAGCTATGCTGAGGAATGCTTATCGCAACCTAAGGATTGGTGGGGAGATGACTTACTCGACATGCTCAATCAGAATCGATGAAAACGAAGAGAACATTAAATATGCAATGAATAAGATTGGCTTTGAGCTTGTTGATTATCCATTCAGCTGGGGTGAAAGGGGCTTTTTGGAGATTGGAGATAAAGTTTTCAGAGCTTGGACTCATCTGCATGACTGCAACAGCTTTTTCATTGCGAAATTGAGGAAAGAATAA
- a CDS encoding DUF3226 domain-containing protein: MRIVTGKRYENFKDAVFFPEHGKNSEELKKFVSSLEGEETVVTASLELIDLILERFKRTESGELLYSDTMKSLTLKEAYELRKYLDFDLRGASFGGFSKVSIIFCEGKTDSKFFKGVYKKLFGFKESRTTPENLKLIEKVFERDNFELLRKDDVFLAIIPSEGNAGVIRNLGNFLKAMDVFEFKVDKIGLAIDIDESAEGVMESIRGKLSSFKFTREGGNFRVGDVVIVPLLIGYHFRHPCVEWKKPTVEDLMLKLLEKQGVLRKIERAINILCIDLKRKLKPKEVIYLALASYGFWGNLEGFYEMFVMRSRKKNLEEILSAAGLLDKLAEVIE, translated from the coding sequence ATGAGAATTGTGACGGGAAAGCGTTATGAGAATTTTAAAGATGCGGTGTTTTTCCCAGAGCATGGAAAGAACAGTGAAGAGCTGAAGAAGTTTGTGAGCTCACTTGAAGGAGAAGAAACAGTGGTTACAGCAAGTTTGGAGTTAATTGACCTTATTCTGGAACGGTTTAAGAGAACAGAAAGTGGAGAGCTTCTATATTCCGATACAATGAAAAGCTTAACTTTGAAAGAAGCCTATGAGCTCAGAAAATACCTCGATTTTGATCTAAGAGGTGCATCATTTGGTGGATTTTCCAAAGTCAGCATTATCTTCTGTGAGGGCAAAACTGACTCAAAATTTTTCAAAGGGGTTTATAAAAAGCTGTTCGGATTTAAAGAAAGCAGAACAACGCCTGAAAATTTAAAACTGATTGAGAAGGTCTTTGAGAGGGACAACTTCGAGCTTTTGAGAAAAGACGATGTATTTCTGGCAATAATCCCAAGTGAAGGCAACGCTGGGGTTATAAGGAACTTGGGAAACTTTTTGAAAGCTATGGACGTTTTTGAGTTTAAAGTTGACAAGATAGGATTAGCCATTGATATCGATGAGAGTGCCGAAGGGGTAATGGAGTCAATAAGGGGCAAGCTTTCCTCATTCAAATTCACAAGAGAGGGAGGGAATTTTAGAGTTGGAGATGTTGTTATAGTCCCGCTTTTAATTGGCTACCACTTTAGACACCCATGCGTGGAGTGGAAAAAGCCAACTGTTGAGGATTTGATGCTTAAGCTTCTGGAAAAGCAGGGAGTGCTGAGAAAAATTGAGAGGGCAATAAACATTCTGTGCATTGATCTAAAGAGAAAACTGAAGCCGAAAGAGGTAATTTATTTAGCTTTAGCTTCCTACGGCTTCTGGGGAAACCTCGAGGGGTTCTATGAAATGTTTGTAATGCGCTCAAGGAAGAAAAACCTTGAAGAAATTCTCTCTGCTGCTGGACTTTTGGATAAGCTGGCGGAGGTGATTGAATGA
- a CDS encoding TIGR00296 family protein, whose product MHKIKDEWGEFLVKLARRAIEEYLKSGKIIKPPKDTPEELWEKMGVFVTLNRHGVPKQTALRGCIGFPLPIYPLVEATIKAAIYAAVDDPRFPPVSLDEMNNIIIEVSVLTPPELIEGPPEERPKKIKVGRDGLIIEKGIYSGLLLPQVPIEWGWDEEEFLAETCWKAGLPPDCWLDPDTKVYKFTAEIFEEEYPRGPVKRKPLSQT is encoded by the coding sequence ATGCACAAAATCAAAGATGAATGGGGGGAGTTCTTAGTCAAGCTCGCGAGGAGAGCAATTGAAGAGTATTTAAAGAGTGGAAAAATTATTAAGCCTCCAAAGGACACTCCAGAAGAGCTTTGGGAAAAGATGGGAGTTTTTGTTACTCTAAACAGGCACGGTGTTCCAAAGCAGACAGCACTTAGAGGTTGTATTGGATTTCCCCTGCCGATCTACCCACTCGTTGAAGCTACAATAAAGGCTGCCATATATGCAGCTGTTGATGATCCCCGCTTTCCTCCAGTAAGTTTGGATGAGATGAACAACATAATAATTGAAGTCAGTGTTCTAACTCCTCCTGAGTTAATTGAGGGCCCTCCAGAAGAAAGACCGAAGAAAATTAAGGTCGGAAGAGATGGCTTGATAATCGAAAAGGGCATCTATTCGGGGCTTTTGCTACCTCAAGTGCCGATTGAATGGGGCTGGGATGAGGAAGAGTTTTTAGCAGAGACATGCTGGAAAGCCGGTCTGCCTCCAGACTGCTGGCTTGATCCAGACACAAAAGTCTACAAATTCACGGCGGAAATATTTGAGGAAGAGTATCCGAGGGGACCTGTAAAGAGGAAGCCCCTTAGCCAAACTTAG
- a CDS encoding DUF373 family protein: MAIDRDDDFGVKAGVKGPVIGRDACIDAALKLSLADPEDSDANVVYAAVKLHDELKESGEFEDVKVALITGHHDVGVKSDLELSKQLDEVLKVFPADGIIPVTDGAEDEQIFPIITSKVPIISSRRVVVKQSESIETTYYIIYRYLKEILSEPEVAKVVFGLTGLVMLLYGVAKLISVKYPQSVQIVSATVTGTILFIIGTYLFSKGFRIHVSLRETITKGFIEFISVIAGMLVMVAGAINAYLNLEYIAMEKLGGLPGTQLIAVLLYLNILKTPFVVGLGVMVLGKVLQSYLRKDPHIWYYITGLLLLPALWITIDLTTLYAMSTVSPYLLQFFKKIVMAIGDVVVGTLIGIYLREKVKGWEKIEIGKSPEGV; this comes from the coding sequence TTGGCAATTGACAGAGATGACGACTTTGGGGTTAAAGCTGGGGTAAAAGGTCCGGTTATTGGGCGAGATGCATGTATAGACGCTGCCCTTAAGCTTAGCTTGGCAGATCCAGAGGATAGTGATGCCAACGTTGTTTATGCCGCTGTTAAGCTTCATGATGAGCTTAAAGAGAGCGGTGAGTTTGAGGATGTTAAAGTTGCCCTCATTACAGGTCACCATGACGTTGGTGTAAAGAGTGATTTAGAATTAAGCAAACAGCTTGATGAAGTTCTGAAAGTGTTTCCAGCTGATGGAATTATCCCGGTCACAGATGGGGCTGAAGATGAGCAGATTTTTCCAATTATAACTTCTAAGGTTCCAATAATAAGCTCGCGCAGAGTTGTTGTTAAGCAAAGTGAGAGCATTGAGACAACATATTACATTATTTACAGGTATCTTAAGGAAATACTCAGCGAACCGGAAGTTGCAAAGGTTGTATTTGGACTTACTGGACTTGTAATGCTCCTTTATGGAGTTGCAAAACTTATTTCTGTCAAGTATCCCCAGAGTGTCCAGATAGTCTCTGCAACAGTTACTGGAACAATACTGTTTATAATTGGGACATATCTCTTCTCGAAGGGCTTTAGGATACACGTGTCTTTAAGGGAAACAATAACAAAGGGCTTTATCGAGTTTATTTCAGTCATCGCTGGTATGCTGGTAATGGTGGCTGGAGCTATAAATGCATACCTCAATCTGGAATACATAGCGATGGAAAAGCTTGGAGGATTGCCAGGCACTCAGTTAATTGCAGTCTTGCTTTATCTGAACATCTTAAAGACTCCCTTTGTGGTAGGATTAGGCGTTATGGTGCTTGGGAAAGTTCTTCAGTCATATTTGAGGAAGGATCCGCATATTTGGTATTATATCACTGGTCTGCTCTTACTTCCGGCTCTTTGGATAACCATTGACCTGACTACCTTGTATGCAATGTCCACTGTATCCCCCTATCTGCTACAGTTCTTCAAAAAAATCGTCATGGCAATAGGAGATGTTGTTGTTGGAACTTTAATTGGGATCTATCTTAGGGAGAAAGTTAAGGGATGGGAGAAAATTGAAATTGGAAAAAGCCCTGAAGGAGTATGA
- a CDS encoding MFS transporter translates to MDVIKKYKVLYALMNTGFVGNILVIYYLAKGLTYTQIGIATAISTIGFFLFEVPTGVVGDKISRKKSVLIGLTLFPIGTIILIFLKNFPMLIAYSIITSLSVTFISGSLEAWLYDNLKHLGKEKEYRELMKEIKTITLPLSAITIVIGSLLAQEYGFKLPLILKLILEITTLMTALSIPEYEFKKPELAYHVHVLHSIKELMKPNLFWLIIMAITVTMSINQFRQYFEPYLGNILAQSLKTTIMETLGLLGLIEAIVKVLPKIIGVRLKEKWSAFAYSIAPVSIPILTALSVIYQNPVFIVILGVIATIINTAFAFNFGIELQVRISSEKRATLISLYSMISALIMAFFYGIYGFAVDKLGLAEARLVFALILSGIGLAFKGAQTIGILKEPLKLKHLQLHSKEK, encoded by the coding sequence ATGGATGTAATCAAAAAATACAAAGTCCTCTATGCTCTAATGAACACAGGCTTTGTGGGAAACATCTTAGTCATCTACTACCTTGCAAAGGGCTTAACATACACTCAAATCGGAATAGCAACCGCAATATCAACCATCGGCTTCTTCCTCTTTGAAGTCCCAACGGGAGTAGTTGGGGATAAAATAAGCCGAAAGAAAAGCGTGCTAATCGGCTTAACACTCTTCCCAATCGGCACAATAATCCTAATATTCTTAAAAAACTTCCCCATGCTGATAGCTTACTCAATAATAACCTCCCTCAGCGTAACATTCATCAGCGGAAGCTTAGAAGCATGGCTATACGACAATCTAAAACACTTAGGCAAAGAAAAAGAGTATAGAGAACTCATGAAGGAAATAAAAACAATAACCCTACCATTATCAGCAATAACAATCGTAATCGGAAGCCTCTTAGCCCAAGAATACGGCTTCAAACTACCACTAATCCTAAAATTAATCCTCGAAATAACAACGCTCATGACAGCCCTCAGCATTCCCGAATATGAGTTTAAGAAGCCCGAACTTGCCTATCATGTTCATGTTTTGCACTCAATCAAGGAACTAATGAAACCAAACTTATTCTGGCTAATCATCATGGCAATAACCGTAACCATGTCAATCAACCAATTTCGACAATACTTCGAGCCTTACTTGGGCAACATCTTAGCCCAAAGCCTCAAAACAACAATAATGGAAACGTTAGGACTTTTGGGACTAATCGAAGCAATAGTAAAAGTCCTACCCAAAATAATCGGCGTTAGACTTAAAGAAAAATGGAGTGCCTTTGCCTACTCAATAGCACCCGTGAGCATTCCAATACTTACGGCTCTCTCAGTAATTTATCAAAACCCAGTCTTCATCGTGATACTTGGAGTTATTGCAACAATAATCAATACTGCCTTTGCCTTCAACTTTGGCATTGAACTGCAAGTAAGAATCTCCAGCGAAAAAAGAGCTACCCTAATTTCACTCTACTCAATGATTTCAGCCCTGATAATGGCATTTTTCTACGGAATCTACGGTTTTGCCGTTGATAAATTAGGCTTAGCAGAGGCAAGATTAGTGTTCGCCCTAATCCTCTCTGGCATTGGCTTAGCATTCAAAGGAGCACAAACAATCGGAATCCTAAAAGAACCCCTAAAACTAAAACATCTCCAACTACATTCAAAAGAGAAATAG